The genomic region TTCCAGTTACAGTAAGAACCTTAATTCTAtgtttatttaaattgtttgaAATCTGACCCACATTCATAACGATTGGAGCTGCGCCAACTAGAGACAAGTTGCTATGACCTATCTACCAATTCTAGGTGGTTGaaacatatatgcaaatatcaTGATACGGGTTCCACGAAATCTGTTCAAAGTGAAGTGTCATTGATCACTCACCATGAAAAGAAAACCTTACACCTGTATTTCACTTCCTAGAATTTTAGTTTAATCAGAATCTAGGCGATTGATTATGCATTATGACATTTCTGGAAATCAAACAAGAATGCATTTTGCTCTACTATGTACTAAAAAACGGCTGAAAGGCAAAACAGAGGAAGATCACATAAAATAGATGACGTCACTGTGTACATATTATTGTTTGGGAAATGGAAGAGTAAGTTATTCAGTTAAGTCGAGTGTTTGATCAAGTCAATGTTCTATTCAGCAAATTCTTGCGAAGTTTACCGCGACGAGAGTTTCAATGTGTACTTTGTTAAACGAGtctattgtatatatgtaagtCACTTTGATAAGGTGGTCTTGGTCAAGCGTCCTGATTACTCACTTGTCGCTAAATACTGGCACTAACGGTAAACAATAACGTCGTCCTGCTGGCTCTCTTTCACTTAGCTTTCACATACACTCAACGATTCCAGTACCCCTTGACTACGGAAGCATAGAAAGAACATGGGcatgatgaaagagaaacaaactcgtcaaaatgacagaATTCAGAAAAATTACGTTTTGCCGAGTTTaacaactcgtcaaaacgacaaaattattaaatttgccgagatgcaacaggtcgtcaaaatgacaaaaatctgaaaatggacgttttgccgagatacaataactcatcaaaatgacaaaaatctgaaaattgacgtattgccgagatacaacaagtcgtcaaaatgacaaaattctgaatcttaacgttttgccgagatacaacaagtcgtcaaactgacaaaactctgaaaattgacgttttgccgagatacaataactcatcaaaataacaaaaattttgaaaattaacgttttgccgagatacaacaagtcgtcaaaatgacaaaattttgaaaattgacgttttgccgagatacaacaagtcgtcaaaatgacaaatatcTGAATCTTAACGTTTTGCCGAGAAACAACAACTCAAAACGTCAAtaaactcggcaaaacgtcatttttctgaatattgtcattttgacgagtttgtttctctttcatcaccatgtcccttctacgcttccgtacttGACCCTTGTATCGATTAAAACTCCTTGGAAAAGTTATGGCGTTCGGAAGCGTATTGCTGCCACAGGggcaaaaaattaaaaagttttcGAATATACAAAAATAACTTTTCGAAATTACGAAAAgatttgtgcgtgtgtgtgtgtgcgtatttggcagcctttttttttttaccagagGAGCTTAGGCAGCGGTTTAGATGTTTATTAGGGCTTGTAAGAGAAGTAGACTacacatgatttcaaaggttTAGGCCAAATTGTTAATGCCCTCGGATGCATAGTTTATACTATAAAATTAGATCTGAAAGGAAGGTAGTGCTTATAAACAGTCTCGAATATTTGTGTGGGTTTGAAAAGGTGGCGTACACACGTACGGAAGAGTGGTCTAATTCTCCTCCaacagaatgcaaaaaaaatccctcAAATGAACCATTCCCCTTCCCCGACTGATGGAGTATTGGCCATGGTCCCCAACAGTATCCCTTCACTGGAGCTCGCCACAATGGGATAGTATTGCAATACATGACAGTAGAAGACATTGAACCAAGGCTTGACGGCAATCTTACGGACTGTTGTTATAGTGGAGGAATATAATGATTCATCTGATTACACACCTGATGTAAGGACTTTATCAAGTTTAAGGGATATCTGTTATAGCTGAACTTAATGGCTTAAAAATTGCTCGAAATTGTAtgcatctttaggtcaaaatCATGCACATCGCTCATATCCATTTTGTATGgcggtgttttttttttttctcttcaaatttggtgatagGCTATTTTGTAAATGAAGTATCCCATCACTTGTCAGTTGTGCTGTAGAAGTTTTTATGGGtttctttctttaatatttaaatcaattaATCCACAGAAGAAAATAACTTTTCTAAAACtgaaagttgcattttgatgaaattccaaCTATAAAGAGAACATCGAGagcaaggataaatcaacaacaagAATATAAAATGAAAGGTCAAAGCTTTTTACTAACATATATTATACCATGAGGACACCACACACCACATATACGTATAAACCGCATCCTTTTGCTGGAAGAATCAAAGGCTTAACAAGTCAAAATTAGTTGGATTCAAATCAATTAACCATATCTCGAATAAAGGAGAAGTTATTTTGACGTAACCTATATGTGATCTATACTTTATATTTTATCAATATGGAAACATTAATAAGATGTCAAAATGTTCAGATATCTCTGCAAATACATATAATTTAAGATAGGCAAAACTACTAATTATTCATTTAATATAAGTTAAAATTTACAGCAAATTGATAAATTTCATACATCTGTTGACAGATCAACGCGTCATTAAGTAAATCACCAAAAATccccctttttctttttgttttttgtatttcaACGTTTTGCATGAAACATAGCCTaagtattttaacatttttatgaaaaaatCTGAAACGATCTTATGGAATGCTATCATTTCGACgatttgcaacaacaaaaataaattgatcGAGTAAGAATGTAATcaattgaaattattatttcatatatatatttatttgcgCTGTGTTTCTTAAAAGTGACGTAACGTAATAACGGTCGATTCGGGAGATCAAATTCCCAACTGATTGGCATTAGTTACCATGGATGTCCAATCAGAAGAACAGTCCATTATTTGGCTGGATTAAAACAGATGTGTGGTCACAAGTCATATGACGTCACTGCAGGGAACGAACCGAACATGGCTTGACAGTAAACCACTTTTTACGATCGATAAAGTCCAATTAAGTGTTTGCTGAGCTGATTAAGACCAAGAATCAAGAGTGATAAAGACCCTTCTTAGAATCCTATTGTATCACAAAACAGTTACCCTACGTATATAGCTGTGGCTGAATGGAAAATAGTGATATAGTGTCAATGGTGGGCCTAGAATCAAGAATTGCTGCCGCGTGTAATGAAGCCATGGGTCTGTAGAGTATAATAGAATTGACGGAAACACGTTGTCGATCACGCACTTCAGAAGAACAGACCCACAACGTTTATCCATGTAAGGTATTAGTCCTGTAATTTTAGGTATTAGTCCtgaacaagaaaaaagaagaaatcgCGGTTTTATTCTGTTCAGGGTTTTGATTATCGCCGATTCAGCATAGCGAGAAATTAAGAGGATTTGTGGACAAGAGAACATAAACATTGAAATACAAAGGTCAGTATTAACCTAAATTCATGTTTTACACTTGATCAATGCGCTGTAAAATTGCCATAGCTATAAGTATATTGATAactgatttattatttatttcaaaagtgTTAGTAATTTGTCAATGTAAATGTGGCATGAAGTGAAAATATTCGTTTTAATGTAATAATTGtcagaagaaaacaaactaCCCTGTTGAATCGCTGACCATGCATAAACTCTATTTATTGAGTTGTCTAAATTCTAATAGAcctaagttttaaaaaaaacttgaaatgaataaataaaataaaaataaatctaGAAATTACCAATTTCCAACGTAGTtagaaattttctaaaaattCAGAAATTGAGAAGTGAGCAATTTCacaagtttatactcaatgatttttgctttttgtttctTGAGACGACTGTTTACTTGCCAATTTTAGCAATCTTGCTTGAGCATTTTAGAAATTTTATagaatattttaatgttttagcTATAACTTAGGAATCTCTCACTTATTTAAATGAATAGTTCATCAGTTTGTTACATATTGTGTCCATTTAATTATTACTTGGTAAGTTtatgaatataattattaaaattggtACAATATCGTGTTTCGGGAAAGGTCTTAATATTTTGACGGCATTTTAAAGGATGAGTTTATCCagattttcttttaatatttgatatgtgATGGCCCATTTAGTGCTGTATCTATAGCTGTTGCAGTTTTCAACATAATCagctgttttctttttgctaAATTTCTCGAATGTTCCTTTGAGGCCAAATGAGTGATGATTTAAGctaaatgttaatgttcattcattgttttataaattataataacttaaccaaaacatgtttttttttttacaatttctaTATTAGTAACATAGAGCAATTTGTAAATGACcctcaacaccatttgtccttgaatttgtaaacatgtcatttaagTCTATACAAGTTAATAAAGAGTATTTGTGAGGAACTGATCTAATGATCTGTTTATTAGACTAAGCATATAGTCCAGCCTTGAATCTCAGCACTTAAAAGGGTCATAGAACTCAAACATTTAAATTGTAACAGAAATACAACATGGCCTAATATATGCAGTGAGTTTTAACGGtcttaaaacatatcaaaattacgTTTGTGCCTAATATCTATCATTAAGGTTCTCCTGTGATGTATAAATAGATTAGTGAAGGCTAAGATTTGAAAAGGAACAAGATGGTGTCAATACCAGAATATTGTGAATTGATGAATTTATCCATATTaaaatttcttgcatttttaaACTTAATGAATACACAATCGTTTTACATTGTATCGGCTCCAGTGGTACATGGCGTTGGGTTAGTTTTCGTCATGCATGAACAATAAATTTAAACTGACAATTTAAACTAATAAtctaatttttttatgaaagcATTATTTCAAAGTTATGTTCTGTCCCATGTATGACTACGTCACGTGCCGGAAAAGGATAACCTGTGAAGAGAAATGAGTCTCCTACATAAATATGTCTCCTCACCGGAGGATGTTGATGAAACAATTCGTAAGACTGTAAATTGTCGGGTAGTAAGACTAGGCTATAGTACTAATATTTTTAAATGAGTGATACCGCATATCAGTTATTCAGTTATAATGCTCGGGCATAAAATGGTAAGTATATAGTAACTGCATACTAATGTGGACACAAAATGTTACCGAATACTTACTCAATTGTGAACTCAACTCGCGGACATCTACCATGACCAAACATGACTTACAGAAAATGCAAAAGATGGTATGGGAGGGGCGGAGAGGGGTTCATGGCGAGGAAGAATCCTCCCTTTTCTCTTTATAGGGTAGTGACGGGTAGCTGTTTTCATACGGTTCTCCCATGTCGAGTTAAAATTGATTATTGACTATTATTACCTAATAAATCATTTTCTTGTATTTCAGATCATTCAGTGTTATATATAACTCAACATGTCCCCGAGCACGACCGATACAAATGATAAAGTTACCCTCATGGATAGTGCGCGCATGCGCAGAGCAAAAACAGTCAACAGAATCGAAGAAAGCACAGTTAACCGGCAAATGAAGAAACTTTCATCGGAACAACAAAGAGTACTGGAACATTtcagaaaggagaaggaaaaATTAGTGCCATCTTTGAGAAGGTTAAAGGTGGAGCAAAACTCTGTCGGTGAAAGTCATGGAAGTAAGAAAGAACTGGACTGGATTCCTTTAAGCCACGCAGGGAGTTTACCTTCCTTGTGCCCTCCAAGACATAGAGGAGACAGCCACAGTGATACAGGGAGTATCTCTGTCCATTCTGACCCTTATATCAGACCGTTTATTCAACCACAATCAACGATACATGCTCTCTGCTCACCGCGATTGACACGTCGAAATCGTAAAGACGCCGGTTTGCGGCGTTCACCTCCAGATATGCCATCTCGTTCGACATCAGAAAATAATTTAACTGGTGACGTCATAAAGAACGATACACAGGACAGCAGCCATGTTACACCGCCAATCCAAAAACAAGTTAAAAGGAAAGGCGGTCATAATGGTGTTAAAAAAGCATGGGCGAAACCTAACGATGTCGCAGAAGATACACAACACTTGTTAAGTGTACCAGCCATATCGGTCCACTCCGAAGAGAAAGCGGAGAGTAACAACAACATCAATAACGTTGTGTCGCCAAGAGGACAAAAAGGCTTGCATCGCGATGTACCGAGGTCACCGAGGTCACCGCGGTTTAGGACCGTGGATAATTCCAGAGCGCGAATAATCGATAACAGGATTAACCCTGTCATAACAACTGTTGATTCTCGTTCAAGAACAAACCCTAATAGCTGTGTACATTGGAATGTTACCTCGACTAGACTCCGCAGTCTGAGAATTGACAAGCAGGCATCGAATAGGCTACGGTTGAGTGATCTTGATCTAACGTACGGTAACCGGTTTGCCACACACCAAGACGATGTTGATCTCGCCGAAGAAATGAAGAAGTTGGAAAACTGTCGATATTTGAGAGGCAGACGGTCTTCGTCCGATGAAATCATTTATAAGCCCGAATTTAGTTGACTTGAATCAATAGCTGCGGTATACCGTATGGTACCGTATATGTGGAATTATACACAATTTCCTCTGGATATTGGGTGTGAGCACGGCTTGAGCGACAAATGAGAAGTGTTCTTTTGCCAAAGGAGTAAATCCAATAGTATGTGTTCAGTGAGTCCATTAGTGTCATTtcgaaaacaaatattttgaattcGTTGCCTCTGGTCAGACCGTCCTTGCCATTTCGGAACTGTGGTGTAGAATTCATGTAGATGGGAAGTCAATGTTTCAAACGTTCAGTATGAGATGTGTCAAAGGTACACTTTTACGTGGATTTTTGGTTTCTTTCAACTAAGTTGACAGGTTACTGACTTTGTAATTATAGTTTTTAACGAGCCTTATACTCTGCTCACTCACTTATAAGTGGGCCAATCATTCTAACTTATTCTTTTCCTCCTTTGCCCAATAGTTAAAAGGAAATATGACAACCAGTGTATATTGGgctaaaatataaatattgttgtggataacatatatatgtatatagtggTATTTGTTGTATCAAGGTCTCTTTTgctttacatttttttctgatttaagttttttatgattattttattgtCGATcacatttaagaaaaaaatcatctaTGGATGTATACTGAGAATTATGcgttttttataaataaatataacatagCACGCAAAAAGAATAATACTAATTCAGAGAGACACATAGAGAGGGAGAAAGAGAAGTGGGTGGAGAAAGAGTCCATCGCACTGTGTGGAGAGAATACACTATTTAATGAACTTACAATTTTTAGCTCCAGTCTCCTCACACAGTGGCGTGCCAAAAGGGAGATACGGCCGGCACCTCCAGTCGTCTTTCGAGGGGAAGGGTTCCGTCGGGAGTTTTAACATTCAGCCGGGAAGAATTTTACCACTGCTACGggtatctcccccccccccttacccctctTTTCAACCTAACacaaagttaatatttatttagcaCATCCTTGCGTTtagatttatatcattatagACCTAATAGGTATTAACCATCATATCAGCGACCAGGGCCATACAATCCTCAGCAGTGAAAATCGAATTTGTCTCAAAATCGATGCCATTGCAAGACGGGTTGGAGCCAAATACAGCGTGATCCCTTCACCCATGAACGGTaggaataataaaacaaaaaggaatgaaaaggaaaattcgttctctgtcccccccccaccccgattGTCCCTCCCATGGGCTAACATACTGCTATAGCTTCCGGGCTCacctcaagggcggcggaaccgggggggcacagggggcacgtgccccccacttttcctcagggttaaaaatgtgccctttttctacataaaaattgaggtgtctcaagttagcaagaggccagggaaccagaatgaacactcgggaagggccgtttccggccatctgaggggtttgtaaaaccaaaaattttcttgtacgctccgcgccaaccgatggtggcgctccgctcagaatgtcgtgcatacaactttggatattgcagtgctagtatgcattttttccatgaaaggggggggggggggggcgttgatgaagtgatgtgtatacgcgaaaaagataatacaataagagttataaagggtactgaatataaGACTACATCAGTCAAATTGAATTtgtgcaaagtgccctttgatgtcggtgccccccccccccagattaaaagtgcttccgccgcccttggctcACCTGCACTCTCAGACCAGCGTAAGCTCAGAGATGAACTCCTACGTCCGTAGTTATACTAAACAACTCGCTGGTGTTTGTTGGTTTATGTTTAGACACCTTGCTCAGCCAGTCACTGCAGTCGGTCTCGAAATCGATCCTCACTCCGAGAAAATGCTGCAACGGCGGGGTGGATTAACCAGACCTGGAAAAGCTGAATTCCTACTGTAAGAAATACTGAGGCtttcagggacgtagccagaaatttgaaatggaaaattgaaatgggggggggggagcagaatTTAAAAGGGGCTTTTCTAACAAACGGATCATTATTACACTTAACGGAGCGCTATGATGTATAAAGAAAATTTTTGCCCCAAATGCCTCCAACATTGCAGGAAAAAAACTATAGTAAGAGAATTGTATTACGTAGCAGACGAATTTTCAGGGGAAAAATTGAGAAGGGTCGCttagcttccttcaacctgaaaagagggctttaaagatatttcctgcttttagtgaaattttatttttcgggGTAGGCTACTCAAAGGGGGGAGGCGGAGCGATTGCTCCCCGCTGGCTACGTCCTTGTATGATTTTCATCTGGAGGTAAAGTTCTACTGTCATCATCATGGGGCCTTCATGAAAAATGACTAAACCCCCTACTCCCCCcctaccaaaaaacaaaaaagaatggCAACTAGTaaagtaatgttctgttatattACAGTGAATTCCGATTTCATAGTAACTAGTTATTCTATTGTCAACTTAActttaaaaaagtatatatatatatatatatatcgctaaCACTAAGgcaatgtttttaattgaggtaTTACACATTTTGATACACACTCTTCCATCATCAATGTGGTTCACTAGCTTAACAAAGTCCAGTTTCATCTTCATTTCAAGTAGTTCAAGAAAAGAAAGACACATTCAGATATTCCTAGAGTAGAACTTTACATGTGATAAACACTGAAGTGAAAAAGTGTCTGGAAGACAATagtttttaaaattaaacaaatttattcACTAATCCATATTCATTGAATGACAAAATAAATTAGAAGACGGAAAAA from Apostichopus japonicus isolate 1M-3 chromosome 2, ASM3797524v1, whole genome shotgun sequence harbors:
- the LOC139985168 gene encoding uncharacterized protein translates to MSPSTTDTNDKVTLMDSARMRRAKTVNRIEESTVNRQMKKLSSEQQRVLEHFRKEKEKLVPSLRRLKVEQNSVGESHGSKKELDWIPLSHAGSLPSLCPPRHRGDSHSDTGSISVHSDPYIRPFIQPQSTIHALCSPRLTRRNRKDAGLRRSPPDMPSRSTSENNLTGDVIKNDTQDSSHVTPPIQKQVKRKGGHNGVKKAWAKPNDVAEDTQHLLSVPAISVHSEEKAESNNNINNVVSPRGQKGLHRDVPRSPRSPRFRTVDNSRARIIDNRINPVITTVDSRSRTNPNSCVHWNVTSTRLRSLRIDKQASNRLRLSDLDLTYGNRFATHQDDVDLAEEMKKLENCRYLRGRRSSSDEIIYKPEFS